A single Lactuca sativa cultivar Salinas chromosome 8, Lsat_Salinas_v11, whole genome shotgun sequence DNA region contains:
- the LOC111893312 gene encoding factor of DNA methylation 2 isoform X2, whose amino-acid sequence MRKMQVLGSQNTKLKTELECQLSKMHVLFQESEKLKEEVAYQRKELELRANELDKRESQLEIERKSFYKEKEKIAQNPLDSEYGMSVLINDLREKLAEKEEELHDMDILNQTLILREHMSNNELQAARKELINVLPQVLEGTSIIGLKRMGEVAQKPFQDVCLQRYSSQDWEMRSVELSSLWQDKVNTPNWHPFKQAVKDGKLQEIIDEDDSHLRELKSQWGEEVCNAVVKALLELNEYNSSGRYVVSELWNFKENRKASLKEVIDCLVHQLKASKSLKRRRDGQRPN is encoded by the exons ATGAGAAAGATGCAGGTGCTTGGATCACAAAATACCAAATTGAAGACTGAATTGGAATGCCAATTGAGCAAAATGCATGTACTTTTTCAAGAAAGCGAAAAGCTGAAAGAGGAAGTAGCATATCAACGAAAAGAACTTGAACTAAGAGCTAATGAACTGGACAAAAGAGAGTCACAACTTGAGATTGAACGCAAAAGCTTTTACAAAGAGAAGGAAAAG ATAGCTCAAAACCCCTTAGACAGTGAATATGGTATGAGTGTCCTTATCAACGACTTAAGGGAAAAACTGGCTGAAAAAGAGGAAGAATTACATGATATGGACATTTTAAACCAAACTTTGATACTTAGAGAACACATGAGTAACAACGAGCTACAAGCTGCTCGAAAGGAACTGATAAAT GTTTTGCCCCAAGTTTTGGAGGGAACTTCTATAATTGGCTTAAAAAGAATGGGAGAAGTTGCTCAGAAACCTTTTCAAGATGTGTGTTTGCAGAGATATTCTAGTCAAGATTGGGAAATGAGATCAGTTGAGTTAAGTTCATTGTGGCAAGATAAGGTGAATACTCCAAATTGGCATCCTTTCAAACAAGCTGTAAAAGATGGAAAATTACAG GAAATAATAGATGAAGATGATAGCCATTTGAGAGAGTTAAAAAGTCAATGGGGTGAGGAAGTATGTAATGCTGTAGTGAAGGCGTTGTTGGAATTAAATGAATATAATTCAAGTGGGAGATATGTTGTATCAGAGCTTTGGAACTTCAAGGAAAATAGAAAAGCTAGTCTTAAAGAAGTTATTGATTGCTTAGTCCACCAATTAAAAGCAAGTAAGTCACTTAAACGTAGGAGAGATGGTCAACGCCCAAATTGA
- the LOC111893312 gene encoding factor of DNA methylation 2 isoform X1, producing the protein MAEGKLVSELRKARSLAVGLAREVDMKNQRLWEMERHSEEISSRLHSMIAEKDRMNHSFSEEMRKMQVLGSQNTKLKTELECQLSKMHVLFQESEKLKEEVAYQRKELELRANELDKRESQLEIERKSFYKEKEKIAQNPLDSEYGMSVLINDLREKLAEKEEELHDMDILNQTLILREHMSNNELQAARKELINVLPQVLEGTSIIGLKRMGEVAQKPFQDVCLQRYSSQDWEMRSVELSSLWQDKVNTPNWHPFKQAVKDGKLQEIIDEDDSHLRELKSQWGEEVCNAVVKALLELNEYNSSGRYVVSELWNFKENRKASLKEVIDCLVHQLKASKSLKRRRDGQRPN; encoded by the exons ATGGCGGAAGGTAAATTGGTTTCGGAGCTCCGAAAGGCACGTAGTTTGGCTGTGGGTCTAGCGAGAGAAGTCGACATGAAGAATCAAAGGCTATGGGAAATGGAGCGCCATTCCGAAGAGATATCTTCCCGCCTTCATTCCATGATCGCGGAGAAAGATCGCATGAACCATTCGTTTTCTGAAG AAATGAGAAAGATGCAGGTGCTTGGATCACAAAATACCAAATTGAAGACTGAATTGGAATGCCAATTGAGCAAAATGCATGTACTTTTTCAAGAAAGCGAAAAGCTGAAAGAGGAAGTAGCATATCAACGAAAAGAACTTGAACTAAGAGCTAATGAACTGGACAAAAGAGAGTCACAACTTGAGATTGAACGCAAAAGCTTTTACAAAGAGAAGGAAAAG ATAGCTCAAAACCCCTTAGACAGTGAATATGGTATGAGTGTCCTTATCAACGACTTAAGGGAAAAACTGGCTGAAAAAGAGGAAGAATTACATGATATGGACATTTTAAACCAAACTTTGATACTTAGAGAACACATGAGTAACAACGAGCTACAAGCTGCTCGAAAGGAACTGATAAAT GTTTTGCCCCAAGTTTTGGAGGGAACTTCTATAATTGGCTTAAAAAGAATGGGAGAAGTTGCTCAGAAACCTTTTCAAGATGTGTGTTTGCAGAGATATTCTAGTCAAGATTGGGAAATGAGATCAGTTGAGTTAAGTTCATTGTGGCAAGATAAGGTGAATACTCCAAATTGGCATCCTTTCAAACAAGCTGTAAAAGATGGAAAATTACAG GAAATAATAGATGAAGATGATAGCCATTTGAGAGAGTTAAAAAGTCAATGGGGTGAGGAAGTATGTAATGCTGTAGTGAAGGCGTTGTTGGAATTAAATGAATATAATTCAAGTGGGAGATATGTTGTATCAGAGCTTTGGAACTTCAAGGAAAATAGAAAAGCTAGTCTTAAAGAAGTTATTGATTGCTTAGTCCACCAATTAAAAGCAAGTAAGTCACTTAAACGTAGGAGAGATGGTCAACGCCCAAATTGA